A part of Clostridium novyi genomic DNA contains:
- a CDS encoding L,D-transpeptidase → MIKSVKKTAKLFMVSLAIVLANANNKVYAESRIPQVDRIVAEYAGVREGDTQTFDILSKSNCNVQYRVWLCNKKDGVWKDITNGFTPPMQPKSIYSVITPKLKEGQYTISVWVKRGGVSNTIDKRGFDSYLATNMNCLKDDGKGSYLTIDNFPHNYEVVQTVSISNKKSKDYLYNYNVYDLINRKNVITSKVYKDEISWKPGKEGLYLLKVNIKSIEKIPVVVQNSDKRKDNVNNTEDIKNNNKDNNETINKDMEDDKKEFLKSEEDKKNIDSESKEKDKDSINNVNKKDNKQNVDEENKEIHYKEVERNTTTFKLIAVGNPYRELIKPITKSSTSKQSNAIHLKSLVVGNVSEGQIIYIKSSPSQTASNIGYFYGSLQGVDILKTSGNYYYIETKDYKSLNNVRGYVLKSQLKTVIPNQTYSITVKLGQQKTYIYKGDSLIKTFTCSTGMDWTPTPTGVYLIGSRGSLFYSGSSVICYNWVRWNNNFLFHSVLYDRNGNLILSEYKKLGQKASHGCIRLPLGDVKWIYDNIPSGTPVIIQR, encoded by the coding sequence ATGATAAAATCAGTAAAAAAAACTGCTAAATTATTCATGGTATCTTTAGCAATAGTTCTAGCAAATGCTAATAATAAAGTTTATGCTGAAAGTAGGATTCCTCAAGTAGATAGAATTGTAGCAGAATACGCAGGAGTACGTGAAGGTGATACTCAAACTTTTGATATATTATCAAAAAGTAATTGCAATGTACAATATAGAGTATGGTTATGTAATAAAAAAGATGGTGTGTGGAAAGATATAACAAATGGATTCACACCACCTATGCAACCTAAATCTATATATAGTGTTATAACCCCAAAGTTAAAAGAAGGACAATATACTATTTCTGTTTGGGTAAAAAGAGGTGGAGTATCTAATACTATAGATAAAAGAGGATTTGATAGCTATCTTGCAACTAATATGAATTGTCTAAAGGATGATGGAAAAGGATCTTATTTAACTATAGATAATTTTCCACATAACTATGAAGTAGTACAAACTGTTTCAATATCTAATAAAAAAAGTAAAGACTATTTATATAACTATAATGTTTATGATCTTATAAATAGAAAAAATGTTATTACATCTAAAGTATATAAAGATGAAATATCATGGAAACCAGGTAAAGAAGGATTATATTTATTAAAAGTTAATATAAAGAGTATAGAGAAGATTCCGGTGGTTGTACAAAATTCAGATAAAAGAAAAGATAATGTTAATAATACGGAAGATATTAAAAATAATAATAAAGATAATAATGAAACTATAAATAAAGATATGGAAGATGATAAAAAGGAATTTTTAAAAAGTGAAGAAGATAAAAAGAATATTGATTCAGAAAGTAAAGAAAAGGATAAAGACAGTATAAATAATGTTAATAAAAAAGATAATAAACAAAATGTAGATGAAGAAAATAAAGAAATACATTATAAAGAAGTTGAGAGAAATACTACTACATTTAAGTTAATAGCTGTAGGAAATCCTTATAGAGAATTAATAAAACCAATTACTAAATCATCTACTTCAAAACAGTCTAATGCTATACATTTAAAATCTTTAGTTGTTGGAAATGTAAGTGAAGGACAAATAATATATATAAAATCATCACCAAGTCAGACTGCTTCTAATATAGGCTATTTTTATGGCAGTTTACAAGGAGTAGACATATTAAAAACATCAGGAAATTATTACTATATTGAAACAAAAGATTATAAATCATTAAACAATGTAAGAGGATATGTATTAAAATCTCAATTAAAAACAGTTATACCAAATCAAACTTATTCAATAACAGTAAAATTAGGACAACAAAAAACTTATATTTATAAAGGTGATAGTTTAATAAAAACTTTTACATGTTCTACAGGAATGGATTGGACACCTACTCCTACTGGGGTATATCTAATAGGCTCTAGAGGAAGTTTATTTTATTCTGGATCTTCAGTAATTTGTTATAACTGGGTTAGATGGAACAATAATTTTTTATTTCATAGTGTATTATACGATAGAAATGGAAATTTAATATTATCTGAGTATAAAAAACTTGGACAAAAGGCATCTCATGGATGCATAAGGCTTCCTTTAGGAGATGTAAAATGGATATATGATAATATTCCATCGGGAACTCCAGTTATTATTCAGAGATAG
- a CDS encoding YhcN/YlaJ family sporulation lipoprotein has protein sequence MNLNKRKGILALVTAFILSLSMVACNTTNKKATPPENITNKTTKEKTMDKSSNENINESTKNGISGTTKTENYSSERIKKIEDAVNKIKYVKGSSVIITGDKALVGIKLEGNVEDAKTKEIKAEVERVVKKTDKNLKSVAVSADIALFTRISKVGEGLRSGRPFSEFTNEVEEIFRRILPQ, from the coding sequence GTGAATCTAAATAAAAGAAAGGGTATATTGGCTCTTGTAACAGCTTTCATACTTTCATTATCCATGGTAGCTTGTAATACTACTAATAAAAAAGCTACACCACCAGAAAACATAACTAATAAAACAACTAAAGAAAAAACAATGGATAAAAGTAGTAATGAAAACATTAATGAATCCACCAAAAATGGAATAAGCGGAACTACTAAAACTGAAAATTATTCATCAGAAAGAATAAAAAAAATAGAAGATGCCGTAAATAAAATAAAATATGTTAAAGGTTCTTCAGTAATTATAACTGGTGATAAAGCATTAGTAGGAATTAAACTTGAAGGTAATGTGGAAGATGCCAAAACAAAAGAAATTAAAGCTGAAGTTGAAAGGGTTGTTAAAAAGACAGATAAAAATCTTAAATCTGTAGCAGTAAGTGCTGATATAGCTCTTTTTACAAGAATATCAAAAGTAGGCGAAGGCTTACGTTCTGGTAGACCATTCTCTGAATTTACCAATGAGGTAGAAGAGATATTTAGAAGAATTTTACCTCAATAA
- a CDS encoding sigma factor G inhibitor Gin, which translates to MQKRKCIICGKPLNDGIMINGRGICKNCEGRIINSQSGTDFYEYYMCCIKKAIPHNIIRGVVYKWQNYLL; encoded by the coding sequence ATGCAAAAACGTAAATGTATTATATGTGGAAAGCCTCTAAATGATGGTATAATGATAAATGGAAGAGGAATATGTAAAAACTGTGAAGGAAGAATAATAAATTCACAATCGGGTACAGATTTTTATGAATATTATATGTGTTGCATAAAAAAAGCTATACCCCATAATATCATAAGAGGAGTGGTTTACAAGTGGCAAAATTACCTCTTGTAG
- a CDS encoding aminotransferase class I/II-fold pyridoxal phosphate-dependent enzyme: MAKLPLVEGILNYYKENNVRFSMPGHKGKKGFETTDIGKKMMKNFVDMDITEVDGVDNYHNPHGIIREAQEALAEFYGSKKSYFLVNGSTSGNLTMIFSVFNEGDKVIVERNCHKSIFNGIILRKLNPIYIKNKINSNYNAPLSIDEEHFLKLLDDNKDAKGIILTYPNYYGICPNLEFIIRESKKRNIKVLVDSAHGAHFGICRGLPESAVKLGADIVVMSAHKTLPSLTQTAYLHINNCEYLENIEFYLHMFLSTSPSYLLMCSMDYARFYLEEEGIKDYKKLINLANRYKEEINNIHGFHIISKDDLEDSIYDIDNTRYVINVGKGYSADKLSNYLRNNKIQVEMNDSENVILILGTFNGEDDFKRLYNVLKNCPREILMGEYYDILNYNISERKMLPHEVIERPKELINISMSKGRICAEAIVPYPPGIPLVTLGEVIDRESLNLVEHYLNSGVEVLGVVKENEQLKVKVLKDNL, translated from the coding sequence GTGGCAAAATTACCTCTTGTAGAAGGAATACTAAATTACTACAAAGAGAATAATGTAAGATTTTCTATGCCTGGTCATAAGGGTAAAAAAGGATTTGAAACTACAGATATAGGAAAGAAAATGATGAAAAACTTTGTTGATATGGATATAACTGAAGTTGATGGAGTAGATAATTATCATAATCCTCATGGAATAATAAGAGAAGCACAAGAAGCTTTAGCAGAGTTTTATGGAAGTAAAAAATCTTATTTCCTGGTAAATGGAAGCACCAGTGGTAATTTAACAATGATATTTTCTGTGTTTAATGAAGGAGATAAGGTAATTGTTGAAAGAAACTGTCATAAATCAATATTTAATGGAATAATATTAAGGAAACTAAATCCTATATATATAAAAAACAAAATTAATTCAAATTATAATGCTCCTCTTTCTATAGATGAGGAGCATTTTTTAAAACTTTTAGATGATAATAAAGATGCAAAAGGCATAATTTTAACATATCCTAATTATTATGGCATATGTCCTAATTTAGAATTTATAATAAGAGAATCAAAAAAAAGAAATATAAAAGTATTAGTGGATTCAGCTCATGGTGCTCATTTTGGAATTTGCAGGGGATTACCAGAAAGTGCTGTGAAATTAGGTGCGGATATAGTTGTTATGAGTGCACATAAGACTTTACCTAGTTTAACACAAACAGCATATCTTCATATAAATAATTGTGAATATCTAGAAAATATAGAATTTTATTTGCATATGTTTTTAAGTACGAGCCCTTCTTATTTACTTATGTGTTCAATGGATTATGCTAGATTTTATCTTGAAGAAGAAGGTATTAAGGATTATAAAAAACTTATAAATTTAGCAAATAGGTATAAAGAAGAAATAAATAATATTCATGGATTTCATATTATATCTAAGGATGATTTAGAAGATAGCATATATGATATAGATAATACAAGGTATGTAATCAACGTTGGAAAAGGATATAGTGCGGATAAACTATCAAATTATTTAAGGAACAATAAAATTCAAGTGGAAATGAATGATAGTGAAAATGTAATTCTTATTTTAGGGACATTTAATGGAGAAGATGATTTTAAAAGGTTATATAATGTTTTAAAAAATTGTCCTAGGGAAATTTTAATGGGTGAATATTATGATATATTAAATTATAATATATCAGAGAGAAAAATGCTTCCACATGAAGTTATAGAAAGGCCCAAGGAATTAATAAATATAAGCATGTCAAAAGGTAGAATATGTGCAGAGGCAATAGTTCCGTATCCACCTGGAATTCCTTTAGTAACTCTTGGGGAAGTTATAGATAGAGAGTCTTTAAACTTAGTAGAGCATTATTTAAATAGTGGTGTTGAAGTTTTAGGAGTAGTAAAAGAAAATGAACAACTTAAGGTTAAGGTATTAAAGGACAATCTTTAA
- the tmk gene encoding dTMP kinase, with protein sequence MKKGVFITLEGPEGSGKTTIVKMIEGYLKENNIDYISTREPGGINISEQIREIILDRKNTEMDARTEALLYVASRRQHLSERVIPALKSGKIVICDRFIDSSLAYQGYARGIGIDEVMSINEFAIDGYMPNLTLYLDIDPEIGLKRISENDKREVNRLDLEKLDFHKKVREGYFKVLKKFPNRIKKINANQPIDKVFEDVKNYLKFTVIC encoded by the coding sequence GTGAAAAAAGGAGTATTTATTACATTAGAAGGCCCAGAGGGTTCAGGAAAGACAACTATAGTAAAAATGATAGAGGGATATTTAAAGGAGAATAATATAGATTATATATCAACAAGAGAACCCGGTGGAATTAATATATCTGAACAAATAAGAGAAATAATATTAGATAGAAAGAATACGGAAATGGATGCAAGAACAGAGGCGCTTTTATATGTAGCATCTAGAAGACAACACTTATCAGAAAGAGTAATACCAGCCTTAAAGTCAGGAAAGATAGTAATATGTGATAGATTCATAGATTCATCTTTAGCTTATCAAGGATATGCAAGAGGTATAGGAATTGATGAAGTAATGTCAATTAACGAATTTGCAATTGATGGATATATGCCTAATTTAACTCTATATTTAGATATAGATCCGGAAATTGGACTTAAAAGAATATCAGAGAATGATAAAAGAGAAGTCAATAGACTAGATCTTGAAAAGTTAGATTTTCATAAAAAAGTAAGAGAAGGATATTTTAAGGTTTTAAAAAAATTCCCTAATAGAATAAAGAAAATCAATGCAAATCAGCCTATAGATAAAGTTTTTGAGGATGTAAAAAACTATTTAAAGTTTACAGTTATATGTTAA
- a CDS encoding cyclic-di-AMP receptor, whose protein sequence is MKLVIAVVQDSYAEDLIDVITESGHRVTKLATTGGFLKEGNTTLMIGVKKEEVDGIISIIKDICRKRNQVVTTPSPVAASTGVYVPYTVEVEVGGATVFVIDVDEFIKI, encoded by the coding sequence ATGAAACTTGTAATTGCAGTGGTACAAGATAGTTATGCTGAGGATCTTATAGATGTTATAACAGAATCTGGGCATAGGGTAACCAAACTTGCAACAACAGGAGGATTTTTAAAAGAAGGAAACACAACACTTATGATAGGAGTTAAGAAAGAAGAGGTTGACGGAATAATTTCAATTATAAAAGATATATGTAGAAAAAGAAACCAAGTGGTTACAACACCTTCTCCAGTAGCTGCTTCAACAGGAGTATATGTACCTTATACAGTAGAAGTAGAGGTGGGAGGAGCTACAGTATTTGTTATTGATGTTGATGAATTTATAAAAATTTAG
- a CDS encoding DNA polymerase III subunit delta', whose amino-acid sequence MSFENIIGHDLIKKEINNSINSGKFSHAHLIVGEDGIGKSLMAREIALKILGKVEKRDYVDIIQWRIEKNKQSIGVDNIRDIIKEVNKKPYEEDKKVIIIYQGERMTIEAQNAFLKTIEEPPKGVFIILLTSNLQFMLETIKSRCQVHKLKRLNFKDMERYIKREYPNLDDNEVRQVIIFSDGIPGRCKIFLEDESFKEIRYNIIKILFTLQKKEKYIIKEYEKFFYKFKDNWDEILSSFTAYIRDIILYKELGSSEIIINIDYIKEIKELSNIYSLKQLNKLANIIIDVRDNLDKRVNSALAFDVMLLNMQEV is encoded by the coding sequence ATGAGTTTTGAGAACATAATAGGACATGATCTAATAAAAAAAGAAATAAATAATTCTATAAATTCGGGAAAATTTTCTCATGCTCATCTTATAGTAGGGGAAGATGGAATTGGAAAGAGTTTAATGGCTAGGGAAATTGCTTTAAAGATTTTAGGCAAAGTAGAAAAGCGAGATTATGTTGATATAATACAATGGAGGATTGAAAAGAATAAACAGTCCATTGGAGTAGATAATATAAGAGATATAATAAAAGAAGTAAATAAGAAGCCTTATGAGGAAGATAAAAAAGTAATAATAATTTATCAAGGTGAGAGGATGACTATAGAAGCTCAGAACGCTTTTCTAAAAACCATAGAAGAGCCACCAAAAGGTGTTTTCATAATATTGCTTACCTCAAATTTACAATTTATGTTAGAAACTATAAAATCAAGATGCCAAGTACATAAACTTAAAAGACTAAATTTTAAGGATATGGAGAGATATATAAAAAGAGAATACCCCAATTTAGATGATAACGAAGTGCGTCAAGTTATAATATTTAGTGATGGAATACCAGGAAGATGTAAAATTTTTTTAGAAGATGAGAGTTTTAAAGAAATTAGATATAACATTATAAAAATATTATTTACGTTACAAAAAAAAGAAAAGTATATTATAAAAGAGTATGAGAAATTCTTTTATAAATTTAAAGACAATTGGGATGAAATACTAAGTTCTTTCACTGCTTATATAAGAGATATAATTCTTTACAAAGAATTAGGTAGTTCTGAAATTATTATAAATATTGATTATATAAAAGAAATAAAAGAACTTTCAAATATATATTCATTAAAACAGTTAAATAAACTTGCAAACATAATAATCGATGTAAGAGATAATTTAGATAAAAGAGTAAACTCAGCATTAGCTTTTGATGTAATGTTATTAAATATGCAGGAGGTTTAG
- a CDS encoding PSP1 domain-containing protein → MITVVGIRFKKSGKIYYFSPNELDIKDGESVIVETVRGIEFGHCVIGPKEIPEEAVVTPLKNVIRKATEEDIQKDKENKEKQKEALDICLKKIEKHDLPMKLIDVEYTFDNNKIIFYFTAEGRVDFRELVKDLASVFRTRIELRQIGVRDEAKMIGGLGPCGRALCCSSFLGDFVPVSIKMAKEQNLSLNPTKISGICGRLMCCLNYEQETYEDIKKQLPKVDSVVDTPYGKGTVISNSVVNESVKIKIKDEDGEDTVKEIKIKDLTLVSGEYEYNNNITEDDIKLEVDDIDDKTILKELLKED, encoded by the coding sequence ATGATAACAGTTGTAGGAATACGATTCAAAAAATCAGGAAAAATATATTATTTTAGTCCTAATGAATTAGATATAAAAGATGGTGAAAGTGTAATAGTAGAAACAGTAAGGGGCATAGAATTTGGACATTGTGTTATAGGACCTAAAGAAATTCCAGAAGAAGCAGTAGTAACTCCTCTTAAAAACGTTATAAGAAAAGCTACTGAAGAAGATATACAAAAAGATAAGGAAAATAAAGAAAAGCAAAAAGAAGCTTTAGATATATGTTTAAAAAAGATAGAAAAACATGATCTTCCTATGAAGCTTATTGATGTTGAATATACTTTTGATAATAATAAAATTATATTTTATTTTACAGCTGAAGGAAGGGTGGATTTTAGGGAACTTGTAAAAGATTTAGCTTCTGTATTTAGAACTAGAATAGAATTAAGACAAATAGGTGTTAGGGATGAAGCTAAAATGATAGGGGGACTTGGTCCCTGTGGTAGAGCATTATGTTGTTCTTCATTTTTAGGTGATTTTGTTCCAGTGTCTATAAAAATGGCTAAAGAACAGAACTTATCATTAAATCCTACTAAAATATCAGGTATATGTGGAAGGCTTATGTGTTGCTTAAACTATGAACAAGAAACTTATGAGGATATAAAGAAACAATTGCCTAAAGTTGATTCTGTAGTTGATACACCATATGGAAAAGGAACTGTTATAAGTAATTCTGTAGTAAATGAAAGTGTTAAAATTAAAATTAAAGATGAAGATGGCGAAGATACTGTAAAGGAAATTAAGATTAAGGATTTAACATTGGTTTCTGGCGAATATGAGTATAATAATAATATTACTGAAGATGATATTAAATTAGAAGTTGATGATATAGATGATAAAACAATACTTAAGGAATTATTGAAAGAGGACTAA
- a CDS encoding heavy-metal-associated domain-containing protein translates to MKAVINVSSIRSQKDVSSITRTLGSKEGIIACYIKKESGKVDIVYDDYFISIDEIKELLEDMGYTII, encoded by the coding sequence ATGAAGGCTGTTATAAATGTTTCAAGTATTCGTTCTCAAAAAGATGTTTCAAGTATAACCAGAACCCTAGGGAGTAAAGAAGGCATAATTGCATGTTATATAAAAAAAGAAAGTGGAAAAGTAGACATAGTATATGATGATTACTTTATAAGTATAGATGAAATAAAAGAACTATTAGAAGACATGGGATATACTATTATATAA
- a CDS encoding DUF362 domain-containing protein, which produces MAFKIGDSCVSCGSCASECPVGAISQGDSQFEIDANSCIDCGNCANVCPVGAIAAEE; this is translated from the coding sequence ATGGCATTTAAAATAGGTGATTCTTGTGTAAGCTGTGGATCATGTGCTTCTGAATGTCCAGTTGGAGCTATAAGCCAAGGAGATTCTCAATTCGAAATCGATGCAAATTCTTGCATAGATTGCGGAAACTGTGCTAATGTTTGCCCAGTTGGCGCTATCGCTGCTGAAGAATAA
- a CDS encoding LrgB family protein, with product MNDIISSPIFGVLVSLIAFEIGCILYSKTKLTILNPLLISIILIMLFLVKFHISLDSYNEGAQIISFFLGPSTVILAVPLYKKLYLLKQYIVPILVGICSGSCVGIISVILLCKAFKLDNQITLSMLPKSVTTPIGIEISKQLGGLSAVTVGAILLTGILGAVIGPFILNIVRVKNKVAIGIAIGTASHAVGTSKAVELGETEGAMSGLCIGIAGLLTVFLAPVLYNIVNMLLK from the coding sequence ATGAACGATATTATATCAAGCCCAATTTTTGGTGTTTTAGTTTCATTAATTGCTTTTGAAATTGGATGCATTCTTTATTCAAAAACAAAATTAACTATTCTTAATCCATTACTTATAAGTATTATTTTGATAATGTTATTTTTAGTTAAATTTCATATAAGTTTAGATTCATATAATGAAGGAGCTCAAATTATTTCCTTTTTCTTAGGACCTTCAACGGTGATTTTAGCTGTTCCACTTTATAAAAAACTATACTTATTAAAACAGTATATTGTTCCTATTCTTGTAGGTATATGTAGTGGTTCTTGCGTAGGTATAATAAGTGTTATTTTACTATGCAAAGCATTTAAATTAGATAATCAAATTACACTATCAATGCTACCTAAATCTGTTACAACACCTATAGGTATTGAAATTTCTAAACAATTAGGTGGTCTATCAGCAGTAACTGTAGGCGCTATTCTTTTAACCGGTATACTTGGTGCTGTTATAGGACCTTTTATATTAAATATAGTTAGGGTAAAAAATAAAGTAGCTATAGGCATTGCTATAGGAACAGCCTCTCATGCTGTTGGAACATCAAAAGCTGTTGAACTTGGGGAAACTGAAGGTGCTATGAGCGGATTGTGTATAGGTATTGCTGGTCTTCTTACTGTATTTTTAGCACCTGTACTATATAATATAGTTAATATGTTATTGAAATAA
- a CDS encoding CidA/LrgA family protein: MKLLRQVALVLGLYFLGLLIQQALKLPIPGSVLGMIILTILLCTGIIKVHMIEDISNFLLDNLAFFFVPAGVGLLSSFTMLKGKLSAIVLVSIISTIIIIAFTGLLVELMMKGRKK; this comes from the coding sequence TTGAAATTATTACGCCAAGTAGCCTTAGTTCTTGGACTTTATTTTTTAGGTCTATTGATTCAACAGGCTCTTAAATTGCCTATACCCGGTAGTGTGTTAGGCATGATAATACTTACTATTCTTTTGTGTACCGGTATTATTAAGGTTCATATGATTGAAGATATAAGCAATTTTTTACTAGATAATTTAGCATTTTTCTTTGTGCCTGCAGGAGTTGGATTACTTTCTAGTTTTACTATGCTAAAGGGAAAACTATCTGCTATTGTACTTGTTTCTATAATATCTACTATTATAATAATTGCCTTTACGGGATTACTAGTAGAACTTATGATGAAAGGAAGAAAAAAATGA
- a CDS encoding tRNA1(Val) (adenine(37)-N6)-methyltransferase — translation MDLVKSGETLDDLQLNGIHVIQKKDGFRFGIDAVLLANFAKVKNGDRVVDLCSGTGIVPFIIAGKTKASNITGIEIQRDMTEMANRSTKFNKLQDKIEFICEDLTNINNIKKISKADVVTVNPPYKLCNSGIVNPNDKMAIARHEICCNLEDVIIACRTLLKDNKRMYMVHRPDRLADIITLMRKNKIEPKRIQMVHPNTKKPPNIVLIEGQRDGGAFLKWEPPVYVYNDEGGYSDQIQVIYGRK, via the coding sequence ATGGATTTAGTAAAAAGCGGAGAAACATTAGACGATTTACAATTAAATGGAATTCATGTTATTCAAAAGAAAGATGGATTTCGATTTGGAATAGATGCAGTATTATTAGCTAATTTTGCAAAGGTTAAAAATGGAGATAGGGTAGTGGATTTGTGCAGTGGAACGGGAATAGTTCCTTTCATTATTGCAGGAAAAACAAAGGCTTCAAATATAACTGGAATAGAAATACAAAGGGACATGACTGAAATGGCTAATAGATCTACTAAGTTTAATAAGTTACAAGATAAAATAGAATTTATATGTGAAGATTTAACTAATATAAATAATATAAAAAAGATATCTAAAGCAGATGTAGTTACAGTTAATCCACCATATAAACTTTGTAATTCAGGAATAGTTAATCCTAATGATAAAATGGCTATAGCAAGACATGAGATATGTTGTAATTTAGAAGATGTTATTATAGCTTGTAGAACGCTATTAAAGGATAATAAAAGAATGTATATGGTACATAGACCGGATAGACTTGCGGATATTATAACATTAATGAGAAAAAATAAAATAGAGCCTAAAAGAATACAAATGGTTCATCCAAATACTAAAAAACCTCCTAATATTGTTTTAATAGAAGGACAAAGAGATGGAGGAGCCTTTTTAAAATGGGAACCACCTGTATATGTATATAATGACGAAGGTGGATATTCAGACCAAATACAAGTTATATATGGAAGAAAGTAA
- the rsmI gene encoding 16S rRNA (cytidine(1402)-2'-O)-methyltransferase: MNGKLYIVPTPIGNLKDITLRALEVLQNADIIAAEDTRQTLKLLNHFNIKKTLVSYHKFNEKVKSEDIINMLKNCKQVALVSDAGTPGISDPGSVIIKKCIEENIDFEVLTGATAVTTALVYSGLDTTKFLFRGFLPRENKDRKPIIEDLKDRQETLIFYESPHRLIKTLEFLYENLGNRQISICRELTKLHEEIIRLNIKEAIEYYETHDTRGEYVLVVAGKSIEEVIMEEQKVWEELSIEEHIKKYINEGISKKDAIKKVSKDRNIPKSEIYKHSLNL, translated from the coding sequence ATGAATGGAAAGTTATATATTGTACCAACCCCTATAGGTAATTTAAAAGACATAACCTTAAGAGCATTAGAAGTATTACAAAATGCTGATATAATAGCTGCAGAAGATACAAGACAAACATTAAAGTTATTAAATCACTTTAATATAAAGAAAACTTTGGTAAGTTATCATAAATTTAATGAAAAAGTAAAAAGTGAAGATATTATCAATATGTTAAAAAACTGTAAACAAGTTGCATTAGTATCTGATGCAGGTACTCCTGGAATTTCTGATCCAGGAAGCGTAATTATTAAAAAATGTATAGAAGAAAATATAGATTTTGAGGTGCTTACAGGTGCTACAGCTGTTACTACGGCCCTTGTATATTCAGGACTTGACACAACTAAGTTTTTATTTAGGGGTTTTCTCCCAAGGGAAAATAAAGATAGAAAACCTATAATTGAAGATTTAAAAGATAGACAAGAAACATTAATATTTTATGAATCACCTCATAGACTTATAAAAACATTAGAATTTCTATATGAAAATTTGGGAAATAGGCAAATATCAATATGTAGAGAACTTACAAAGCTTCATGAAGAAATTATTAGATTAAATATAAAAGAAGCTATAGAATATTATGAAACCCATGATACTAGAGGGGAATATGTTTTAGTAGTTGCAGGTAAAAGCATAGAGGAAGTAATTATGGAAGAACAGAAGGTTTGGGAAGAACTTTCTATTGAAGAACATATAAAAAAATATATTAATGAGGGTATATCAAAGAAGGATGCTATAAAGAAAGTTTCTAAAGATAGAAATATCCCTAAGTCTGAAATTTATAAACATTCTTTAAACTTGTAA